A single region of the Actinomycetota bacterium genome encodes:
- a CDS encoding metalloregulator ArsR/SmtB family transcription factor: protein MLVRDKKERLHISKAEINGITASMPPEGIIRKTVGLFTVLSDPTRVKIILALSGNELCVGDLAFVVGASDSAVSHQLRTLRNMDLVDHRREGKLTLYSLSDEHLKRILEQSLAHVSE, encoded by the coding sequence GTGTTGGTACGGGACAAGAAAGAGAGGCTCCACATCAGCAAGGCGGAGATCAATGGCATCACCGCCAGCATGCCGCCCGAAGGCATCATCCGTAAGACAGTGGGTTTGTTCACGGTGCTGTCCGATCCTACGCGGGTAAAGATCATACTTGCGCTGTCCGGAAACGAGCTATGCGTAGGGGATCTGGCCTTCGTCGTGGGGGCGAGTGATTCCGCCGTCTCTCACCAGCTGCGCACCCTGCGCAACATGGACCTGGTGGATCACCGCAGGGAGGGAAAGCTCACCCTCTATTCCCTCAGCGACGAACACCTCAAGAGGATACTCGAGCAGAGCCTGGCGCACGTCAGCGAATAG
- a CDS encoding methyltransferase domain-containing protein: protein MDVYGGITWSEIAALVPRSHDYAWKLYVTEPFRRTYLRAAIDALGLPTGSRGLDAGCGIGLQSMLLADAVGQEGSVTGMDISRELLDCAASITQAGGYSGRIALVEGDICRLPFADDTFDWLWSADCAGCHTRDPLPLVRELARVVRPGGTVALLIHTSQQLLAGYPRLEARLNATASGIAPFTKDMAPEAHYLRALGWFGTAGLDDNRARTFLSEFQAPLDPEVRTALLALVKMRWPGVRAELVPQEWELFRRLCDPASPDFIMDRAGYYAYCAATLFTGRVPTV from the coding sequence GTGGATGTCTATGGGGGGATCACCTGGAGCGAGATCGCTGCTCTGGTGCCGAGATCACATGACTACGCGTGGAAACTGTATGTCACCGAACCTTTCAGGAGAACCTATCTGCGTGCGGCGATAGACGCGCTCGGCCTGCCAACGGGGAGCCGGGGGCTGGATGCGGGCTGCGGCATCGGCCTGCAGAGCATGCTCCTGGCAGACGCGGTGGGACAGGAAGGCAGCGTTACCGGGATGGATATCTCGCGGGAGCTACTCGACTGCGCCGCGTCCATAACACAAGCGGGCGGTTATAGCGGCAGGATCGCTCTCGTGGAGGGGGACATCTGCCGCCTCCCCTTCGCGGACGACACCTTCGACTGGCTGTGGAGCGCCGACTGCGCCGGCTGCCATACGCGCGATCCCCTGCCCCTCGTGCGGGAACTGGCCCGGGTGGTAAGGCCGGGTGGCACCGTGGCTCTTCTTATCCATACCTCGCAGCAGCTGCTCGCGGGATATCCCCGGCTGGAGGCGCGCCTCAACGCCACCGCCTCCGGGATAGCCCCGTTCACGAAGGACATGGCGCCCGAAGCCCACTACCTGCGCGCCCTGGGCTGGTTCGGGACCGCCGGGTTGGATGATAACCGCGCCCGCACCTTCCTCAGCGAGTTCCAGGCGCCGCTGGACCCGGAGGTCCGCACGGCGCTGCTGGCCCTGGTGAAGATGCGCTGGCCGGGCGTGCGGGCCGAGTTAGTGCCGCAGGAATGGGAGCTTTTCCGGCGGCTGTGCGATCCCGCCTCTCCCGACTTCATCATGGACAGAGCGGGTTATTACGCCTACTGTGCGGCCACCCTCTTCACCGGCAGGGTCCCTACCGTGTAA
- a CDS encoding cupin domain-containing protein yields the protein MKTEELTLQRKRFDHPDDSHAREGQLLETLELGGIALTKITMQPGWRWSKDAKHREKTDWCEHTHIGYQLSGRQHILMADGSELETEPGDFFLVPPGHDGWVVGDEPSVFLAIGNPSHEMG from the coding sequence ATGAAGACAGAGGAGTTGACGCTGCAGCGCAAGCGGTTTGACCACCCGGACGACTCCCACGCCAGGGAGGGGCAGCTATTAGAGACGCTGGAACTGGGAGGTATCGCGCTCACTAAAATCACCATGCAGCCGGGATGGAGGTGGTCCAAGGACGCCAAACATCGCGAGAAGACGGATTGGTGCGAGCATACACATATCGGATATCAACTGTCGGGCCGGCAGCATATCCTGATGGCCGACGGCAGCGAGCTGGAGACCGAGCCCGGCGATTTTTTCCTGGTGCCGCCGGGACACGACGGCTGGGTGGTGGGAGACGAACCGTCCGTCTTCCTGGCCATCGGGAATCCGTCGCATGAAATGGGATAG
- a CDS encoding DUF2207 domain-containing protein, whose translation MHSGRGAYIFLVLAAVLLCLVPLAAGQAQTPVKSWEFERFDSDVTIHEDGSFTVRETQVVNFTGSFSFITRDISTQMAGFDEGRTYGKVRVKDVEVYNLDGTPYDGSKWEADSYNRGELITIHFQAQDEQMGWIIEYRMKGAIIYADDYDRFYWNMVSLDRAVPIKHSRMTVTLPEGADMRAVESLDYYMDPTGGTHGSGRDGNVLWWEAENIYPYTTFTVDVSLPKGTVRKPWPYRTSTMWLILLIALGIFLAAALLMFGLWFWKGRDTYAGPSPGVAYEPPREMRPAVMAALVHQQPKMEDIGATVVDLAVRGKLRIINEGELDPSSSSEFAFERKDKNTKDLLPYERAVMAGIFVKKDEDRVDEEDIRVGDRLLTILNGVRKEVKKGKYFYDDPEKTVRRYFHWALLLILVPLAALFILRFFTDLGYVWLLLVGTVPAGIVVWIIGHAMPRRTALGSRVYWQAMAFQEYLKTAEAGEPESMTLENFQENLPYAMALGLADKWAALFAGILTTSPDWYEGSGTFSTTSLTSSMRSMGTTLMLSSTPSSGSGGSGFHSSFSSGGFGGGSSGGGFGGGGSSAG comes from the coding sequence ATGCACTCAGGTAGAGGGGCATATATTTTCCTGGTCCTTGCCGCCGTACTGCTCTGCCTGGTCCCGTTGGCCGCCGGACAGGCCCAAACCCCGGTCAAGAGCTGGGAGTTCGAGCGCTTCGACTCAGATGTCACCATCCACGAAGACGGCTCCTTCACCGTGCGCGAGACCCAGGTGGTCAACTTCACCGGCAGTTTCTCCTTCATCACCCGCGATATCAGCACCCAGATGGCGGGTTTCGATGAAGGCAGGACCTACGGCAAGGTGCGCGTCAAGGACGTCGAGGTGTACAACCTCGACGGCACCCCCTACGACGGCAGCAAGTGGGAGGCCGACTCCTACAACAGAGGCGAGCTCATCACCATCCACTTCCAGGCCCAGGACGAGCAGATGGGATGGATAATCGAGTACCGCATGAAGGGGGCCATCATCTATGCCGACGATTACGACCGTTTCTACTGGAACATGGTCTCCCTCGACCGTGCCGTGCCCATCAAGCATTCGCGCATGACCGTGACCCTCCCCGAGGGGGCCGACATGCGCGCGGTGGAGAGCCTTGATTACTACATGGATCCCACCGGCGGCACGCACGGCAGCGGCAGGGACGGAAACGTGCTGTGGTGGGAGGCGGAGAACATCTACCCTTACACCACTTTCACCGTGGACGTCTCCCTCCCCAAGGGTACGGTGCGGAAGCCATGGCCCTACCGCACCTCCACCATGTGGCTCATACTCCTCATAGCGCTGGGCATCTTTCTCGCGGCCGCCCTGCTCATGTTCGGATTGTGGTTCTGGAAGGGCAGGGACACCTACGCTGGCCCATCCCCCGGCGTAGCCTACGAGCCGCCGCGCGAGATGAGGCCCGCGGTCATGGCGGCGCTGGTCCATCAGCAGCCGAAGATGGAGGACATCGGGGCGACGGTGGTGGACCTGGCCGTGCGCGGTAAGCTGCGCATCATAAACGAGGGGGAGTTGGACCCGTCGTCGTCATCCGAGTTCGCCTTCGAGCGCAAGGACAAGAACACCAAGGACCTGCTGCCCTACGAGCGTGCGGTGATGGCGGGCATCTTCGTGAAGAAGGACGAGGACCGCGTGGACGAGGAGGACATCAGGGTGGGGGACCGCCTCCTGACCATCTTGAACGGGGTGAGGAAGGAGGTGAAGAAGGGCAAGTACTTCTACGACGACCCGGAGAAGACGGTGAGGAGATATTTCCACTGGGCCCTGCTTCTCATCCTCGTACCGCTGGCGGCCCTCTTCATCCTGCGCTTCTTCACCGACTTGGGATACGTGTGGCTCCTGCTCGTGGGCACCGTTCCCGCGGGTATTGTCGTCTGGATCATCGGGCATGCCATGCCCAGACGCACTGCCCTCGGATCCAGGGTGTACTGGCAGGCCATGGCCTTCCAGGAGTACCTGAAGACCGCCGAGGCGGGGGAGCCTGAGTCCATGACCCTGGAGAATTTCCAGGAGAACCTGCCCTACGCCATGGCGCTGGGCCTGGCGGACAAGTGGGCCGCCCTCTTCGCCGGTATCCTCACCACGTCTCCGGACTGGTACGAGGGCTCCGGCACTTTCAGCACCACCAGCCTTACCTCCAGCATGCGCAGCATGGGCACCACCCTCATGCTCAGCAGCACGCCCTCCAGCGGCTCGGGGGGATCGGGCTTCCACAGCAGCTTCAGCAGCGGAGGCTTCGGCGGCGGCTCATCGGGCGGGGGCTTCGGCGGCGGCGGCTCCTCCGCCGGCTGA
- a CDS encoding 2-hydroxyacyl-CoA dehydratase, giving the protein MGEDNARAADKERRRIKSADTMRDMMVKYYTEAKGAEGTGRHIAWITSGAPVEPLIAFDVIPVYPENHGAMCGASHMNVELCEVAEGRGFSRDLCSYARGDIGSAMTKGGPIGGLPRPTFLVACNNICNTVFKWYEELARFFDVPLFIYDTPFVRGDLPRHIADYALRQMEEYMGFLEEVTGRPYDEPHFVEVAAKSLFASALWKDVLACNEHKPAPMTCFDAFIMMAPIVTLRGTQEVVDFYQGLLDEMKQRIDEGIGILPSERYRLIWDNIPVWYEMRNLGRLFMELETCLVADTYTSAWTFEGVDVDKPLQSMSKIYTEVYLNINLERMADKIESLATRYGVDGMLMHSNRSCKPYSLGQYDLAREFAKRTGKPALIIEADHTDSRWYDRAQVENRIRDFVENLLGESVSV; this is encoded by the coding sequence ATGGGTGAGGATAACGCCAGGGCGGCGGACAAGGAGCGGCGCAGGATAAAATCGGCAGATACCATGCGCGACATGATGGTCAAGTACTACACCGAGGCCAAGGGGGCGGAGGGTACCGGCCGCCACATCGCCTGGATCACCAGCGGCGCGCCCGTGGAGCCCCTCATCGCCTTCGACGTCATCCCCGTCTATCCCGAGAACCACGGCGCCATGTGCGGCGCCTCGCATATGAACGTGGAGCTGTGCGAGGTGGCGGAGGGGCGCGGCTTTTCCCGCGACCTCTGCTCCTACGCCCGCGGCGACATCGGCAGCGCCATGACCAAGGGCGGTCCCATCGGCGGCCTGCCCCGCCCCACCTTCCTGGTGGCATGCAACAACATCTGCAACACCGTCTTCAAGTGGTACGAGGAGCTGGCGCGCTTCTTCGACGTCCCCCTGTTCATCTACGACACCCCCTTCGTCCGCGGCGACCTGCCCCGGCACATCGCCGACTACGCCCTGCGCCAGATGGAGGAGTACATGGGCTTCCTGGAGGAAGTCACAGGCAGGCCCTACGACGAGCCGCACTTCGTGGAGGTGGCGGCCAAATCGCTCTTCGCCTCCGCCCTGTGGAAGGACGTACTTGCCTGCAACGAGCACAAGCCCGCGCCCATGACCTGCTTCGATGCCTTCATCATGATGGCCCCCATCGTCACCCTGCGCGGCACCCAGGAGGTGGTGGACTTCTACCAGGGGCTGCTGGACGAGATGAAGCAGCGCATCGACGAGGGCATCGGCATCCTGCCTTCCGAGAGGTACCGCCTGATCTGGGACAATATCCCGGTATGGTACGAGATGCGCAACCTGGGGCGCCTGTTCATGGAGCTGGAGACCTGCCTGGTGGCCGACACCTACACCAGCGCCTGGACCTTCGAGGGCGTTGACGTGGATAAGCCGCTGCAGAGCATGTCCAAGATCTACACCGAGGTCTATCTCAACATCAACCTGGAGCGCATGGCGGACAAGATCGAGAGCCTGGCCACGCGCTACGGCGTGGACGGCATGCTCATGCACTCCAACCGCAGCTGCAAGCCCTACTCCCTTGGACAGTACGACCTGGCGAGGGAGTTCGCGAAGAGGACCGGCAAGCCGGCCCTGATCATAGAAGCCGACCATACCGACTCGCGCTGGTACGACCGCGCCCAGGTGGAGAACCGCATCCGGGATTTCGTGGAGAACCTCCTGGGCGAGAGCGTCAGCGTATGA
- a CDS encoding 2-hydroxyacyl-CoA dehydratase family protein — MDVQAIIDECMELWRDPYPHLARLRDEGQKPMAVFCSYTPEEIIHAAGFTPVRLMGSVRTITHADAHLQAYCCSLARTDLDMALAGELDYLEGAVFVQTCDTMMRLSDIWRRNTDFPFHGDLVLPIRMGEEVSLPFLEEEVRRFRHSVEEYTGESIWDDALEESIHIYNRNRRLADRLYKLRASSPGAIDGLSATAVVTAGFWMRREKHNEMLHELLEGLDTGKAAGNGKTPLFVSGSTCTTPDLMELLMELGAEVVDDDLCSGHRYFDNYVDEADTPEEALARRMWGRINCPAKHQCIEDRAEHMLRQVQDSGARGVVFFLQSFCEPHLFDVPYLRERLQDELDVPSLVLETELQSFSRGQLRTRLQAFIETISGV; from the coding sequence ATGGACGTCCAGGCCATAATCGATGAGTGCATGGAGTTGTGGCGGGACCCTTACCCGCACCTGGCCAGGCTCAGGGACGAGGGCCAAAAACCCATGGCGGTGTTCTGTTCTTACACCCCGGAGGAGATCATCCACGCGGCGGGGTTCACGCCGGTGCGCCTCATGGGTTCGGTGCGCACCATCACCCATGCCGACGCCCACCTGCAGGCTTACTGCTGCTCCCTGGCCCGCACCGACCTGGACATGGCCCTTGCCGGCGAGCTGGACTACCTGGAGGGCGCGGTCTTCGTGCAGACCTGCGACACCATGATGCGCCTCTCGGACATCTGGCGCCGCAACACGGACTTCCCCTTCCACGGCGACCTGGTTCTCCCCATCCGCATGGGAGAGGAGGTCTCCCTGCCCTTCCTGGAGGAGGAGGTGCGGCGCTTCCGCCACAGCGTGGAAGAGTACACCGGCGAGTCCATCTGGGACGACGCCCTGGAGGAGAGCATCCATATCTACAACCGCAACCGGCGCCTGGCCGACCGCCTCTACAAGCTGCGCGCCTCGAGCCCCGGCGCCATCGACGGTCTTTCGGCCACCGCAGTCGTGACCGCCGGGTTCTGGATGCGCCGCGAGAAGCACAACGAGATGCTGCACGAGCTGCTGGAGGGTCTGGACACGGGCAAGGCGGCGGGTAACGGAAAGACCCCTCTCTTCGTAAGCGGCAGCACCTGCACCACCCCGGACCTCATGGAGCTGCTCATGGAGCTGGGGGCGGAGGTGGTGGACGACGACCTCTGCAGCGGCCACCGCTATTTCGATAACTACGTGGACGAGGCGGACACCCCGGAGGAGGCGCTGGCCCGGCGCATGTGGGGGAGGATCAACTGCCCCGCCAAGCACCAGTGCATCGAGGACCGCGCCGAGCACATGCTGCGGCAGGTGCAGGACAGCGGCGCCAGGGGAGTGGTCTTCTTCCTGCAGTCCTTCTGCGAGCCGCACCTCTTCGACGTGCCTTACCTGAGAGAGCGCCTGCAGGACGAGCTGGACGTGCCCTCGCTGGTGCTGGAGACGGAGCTGCAGTCGTTCTCCCGCGGCCAGCTGCGCACCCGGCTGCAGGCTTTCATCGAGACCATCAGTGGAGTATAG
- a CDS encoding IPT/TIG domain-containing protein translates to MRKSTFTGRVRIQRNRGTIPFLVLFVSLAALIMPMAYNVPTARAASSMAVPHIDSINPEKATTGEKVEITGSGFGPTRGTAYVQFGAYQALQYVSWSDTRIVVKVPNQVLSDTNAREIDVRVYRDGYSNAVELKVLPHGLGLAEGYTGNGFQEFLCIGNQNDCGALVEVYYFFPDNTYLFETFTMSTMSRRTINVNASINPYFENGSEVSVVVYSNVEVVVERPMYFIYNGYWTGGHDVVASPYLSKFWFFAEGYTGPGFDEYVCVLNYNDAPSNLTFHFQTAHDGEIDKTASVPAASRRTFRVNDLLGQGYECSLLLESDQYVVAERTVYFDYLGTGNHHWEGGHCVMGQPFVSKEYYFAEGTTRSGFEEWITIQNPFTDTITVNATYQLGEGQGEPVKRSYTIPPETRHTIYAYDVVGAEKDVSVKLISDSYFLAERPMYFSYTAGGAPWEGGHCVIGADILSTEWFFAEGYTGTGFHEWICLQNPGNEDADVFMVFLNPSSDSAIREVMVPARSRKTIFVNGGIGYNQELSCWLFVASGPPIMAERPMYFNYNGWDGGHDVVGYNLDPPLASSSSFKTAGLAQTKLLRDHAWEPAGLRRNP, encoded by the coding sequence ATGAGGAAGAGTACCTTCACTGGCCGCGTTCGTATCCAGAGGAACAGGGGCACGATACCTTTCCTTGTGCTGTTTGTTTCCCTGGCCGCGCTCATCATGCCCATGGCCTATAACGTTCCAACAGCCCGGGCGGCCTCCTCAATGGCTGTCCCCCACATCGATAGCATCAACCCCGAAAAAGCGACGACCGGGGAAAAGGTTGAGATAACAGGGTCTGGGTTTGGCCCAACCCGGGGGACGGCATATGTGCAATTTGGCGCTTATCAGGCACTCCAGTATGTGAGCTGGTCGGATACACGAATAGTGGTAAAGGTCCCCAACCAGGTATTGAGCGATACGAACGCCAGGGAGATAGATGTCAGGGTCTATCGCGATGGATACTCCAATGCAGTAGAGCTAAAGGTCCTCCCGCATGGATTGGGACTCGCGGAAGGTTACACTGGTAATGGCTTCCAGGAATTCCTCTGCATAGGTAATCAAAATGATTGTGGTGCCCTGGTCGAGGTCTATTACTTCTTCCCGGACAACACCTATCTGTTTGAGACTTTCACTATGTCCACGATGTCGCGCAGGACCATCAACGTCAACGCTTCTATCAACCCTTACTTCGAAAACGGCAGCGAGGTCTCCGTGGTTGTCTATTCAAACGTAGAAGTGGTGGTCGAGCGCCCGATGTACTTCATCTATAACGGATACTGGACCGGGGGCCATGACGTCGTGGCCTCACCTTATCTGAGCAAGTTCTGGTTTTTCGCCGAAGGCTATACCGGTCCGGGATTCGACGAATATGTGTGTGTCCTCAACTATAATGATGCTCCCAGCAATCTCACTTTCCATTTCCAGACTGCGCATGATGGGGAGATAGACAAGACAGCTAGTGTACCAGCGGCCTCGCGGCGCACCTTCCGAGTGAACGACCTGCTGGGACAGGGCTACGAATGCTCCCTGCTACTTGAGTCCGACCAGTATGTGGTGGCCGAACGCACCGTGTACTTTGACTACCTGGGGACAGGCAACCATCATTGGGAGGGCGGCCACTGCGTGATGGGTCAGCCGTTCGTCTCGAAGGAATACTACTTCGCGGAGGGCACCACCCGCTCTGGCTTCGAGGAATGGATCACTATCCAGAACCCCTTCACCGACACGATAACGGTGAACGCCACCTACCAACTCGGCGAGGGCCAGGGGGAACCTGTGAAGCGTAGCTACACCATTCCGCCGGAGACCAGGCACACCATCTACGCCTACGACGTGGTGGGAGCGGAAAAGGATGTCTCAGTTAAACTGATATCCGACTCCTATTTCCTCGCCGAGCGCCCCATGTACTTCAGCTACACCGCCGGTGGGGCTCCTTGGGAGGGGGGACACTGCGTCATTGGCGCCGACATACTCTCCACGGAGTGGTTCTTCGCCGAGGGCTACACGGGAACAGGTTTTCACGAATGGATCTGCTTGCAGAACCCCGGTAACGAGGATGCCGATGTATTCATGGTATTCCTCAACCCTTCAAGCGATTCCGCAATCAGAGAAGTCATGGTCCCCGCCAGAAGCAGAAAGACCATCTTCGTCAACGGCGGTATCGGATACAATCAGGAGCTATCATGCTGGCTGTTTGTTGCTTCTGGCCCCCCGATTATGGCCGAGCGTCCAATGTATTTCAATTATAACGGCTGGGACGGCGGACACGACGTGGTTGGGTACAACCTCGACCCTCCGCTGGCAAGTTCCTCGAGCTTCAAGACAGCCGGCCTTGCACAGACCAAACTCCTGCGTGACCACGCATGGGAACCGGCAGGATTGAGGCGTAATCCATAA
- a CDS encoding 4Fe-4S dicluster domain-containing protein, with the protein MRDLKIGRRDFLALGVGGAAALFAYGFLRDQGGGILLRPPGAQDEVDFTVRCMRCGECVRACLTQCLEPAPREFGTSKLWTPRFSPALAKCEFELCGRACAQACPVGAISRPADKDVRIGTAAVTRSKCIAWNEGKECLVCYERCSYGAVEVDSRGRPRVNAEKCTGCGACQNTCVTCPDPAIVVYPPGTAPTGSGGGGKQGN; encoded by the coding sequence ATGCGAGACCTGAAGATAGGGCGGCGCGACTTCCTAGCCCTGGGCGTGGGCGGGGCAGCGGCCCTCTTCGCCTACGGCTTTTTGCGCGACCAGGGGGGCGGCATACTGTTGCGGCCACCGGGCGCCCAGGACGAGGTGGATTTCACCGTGCGCTGCATGCGCTGCGGGGAATGCGTGCGCGCCTGCCTGACGCAGTGCCTCGAGCCCGCGCCGCGCGAGTTCGGCACCAGCAAGCTGTGGACGCCGCGCTTCAGTCCCGCCCTGGCCAAGTGCGAGTTCGAGCTGTGCGGCCGCGCCTGCGCGCAGGCTTGCCCGGTTGGCGCCATAAGCCGGCCCGCCGACAAGGACGTACGCATCGGCACCGCGGCGGTGACCCGCTCGAAATGCATCGCCTGGAATGAGGGCAAGGAGTGCCTGGTCTGCTACGAGCGCTGCTCCTACGGCGCCGTCGAGGTCGATTCCCGGGGCAGGCCGCGCGTCAACGCGGAAAAGTGCACCGGCTGCGGCGCCTGCCAGAACACCTGCGTCACCTGCCCCGACCCTGCCATCGTGGTCTATCCCCCGGGCACCGCCCCCACCGGATCCGGCGGCGGAGGCAAGCAAGGCAACTGA
- a CDS encoding 4Fe-4S binding protein, which translates to MKKGCRRGVHWIRRGVQAAFIALFIASAWAAAYPPSSRPVENLFLRTDPLAAFSAAWESGIWLYLLPAWILLGLTLLSGRFFCGWVCPLGSGLEMLPSLEDRRPRKMSRLRPKDIFGRTIGADDRRIRLKYIFLGILLLLYVLGINAIWIFDPLVIANRAVLFVLFGSVPFLFIALVVLAVVVGPRFWCQEMCPLGACLSLASMAGSRLPAKASPLALVKDEEACIHCGKCSCACPFGIPEVADSAKTGRLAIADCALCGECVAACPVEGALSLRVMGARVLGSGTSRHGQDELEGALTCET; encoded by the coding sequence GTGAAAAAGGGCTGCCGCCGCGGCGTGCACTGGATCCGCAGGGGGGTGCAGGCAGCCTTCATCGCTCTCTTCATCGCCTCCGCGTGGGCCGCGGCCTATCCGCCCAGCAGCAGGCCCGTGGAGAACCTCTTCCTGCGCACCGACCCACTGGCGGCTTTCTCGGCGGCGTGGGAGAGCGGGATCTGGCTCTACCTGCTACCCGCCTGGATACTGCTGGGACTCACGTTGCTGAGCGGCCGCTTCTTCTGCGGTTGGGTCTGCCCCCTGGGGTCCGGCCTGGAGATGCTCCCATCCCTCGAGGACCGGCGCCCCAGGAAGATGTCGCGCCTGCGACCGAAGGACATCTTCGGCCGCACCATCGGCGCCGATGACCGCCGCATCCGCCTGAAATATATCTTCCTGGGGATACTGTTGCTCCTCTACGTGCTCGGGATCAACGCCATCTGGATCTTCGATCCCCTGGTCATCGCCAACCGCGCCGTGCTCTTCGTGCTCTTCGGCAGCGTGCCATTCCTGTTCATCGCCCTGGTGGTCCTGGCGGTGGTGGTGGGACCTCGCTTCTGGTGCCAGGAGATGTGCCCGCTCGGGGCATGCCTCTCGCTGGCGAGCATGGCGGGCTCGCGCCTGCCGGCCAAGGCCAGCCCCCTGGCCCTGGTCAAGGACGAGGAAGCCTGCATCCACTGCGGCAAGTGCTCCTGCGCCTGCCCCTTCGGCATCCCGGAGGTGGCGGACAGCGCGAAGACGGGGCGCCTGGCCATCGCCGACTGCGCCCTGTGCGGCGAGTGCGTTGCCGCGTGCCCCGTGGAGGGAGCGCTGTCGCTGCGCGTCATGGGGGCGCGGGTGCTGGGATCGGGCACGTCGCGTCATGGACAGGACGAGCTGGAGGGGGCGCTGACATGCGAGACCTGA
- a CDS encoding DUF362 domain-containing protein, giving the protein MDRRKFLGKAGGVAAGLGALYIVSAIPGCGNGTNETCPVDEGPAATAGEIPAPAAATAPAKGLVVAKGSDPSLMLRRGLETWGGMAAMGLAGKKVLIKVNAAFARAPEDATTTNPELVAEAVRQLLAAGASRVTVFDHILQDLPDQTVEKNGIGPAAKAAGAELVIYAVKKPGAARIVPIPGATALPSAGILEEIFEADVIVNMPKVKHHSGAKLSMAMKNFIGITQTMGRFHDIELQRAIAEINTVVRPALVISDATNILLDHGPGGPGTVANPGLIVIATDPVAADSYCCSLFNRAPSEIGYLTYGQQLGVGTTDFASLGVTEVSA; this is encoded by the coding sequence ATGGACAGAAGGAAATTCCTGGGTAAGGCCGGAGGCGTTGCAGCCGGGCTCGGGGCTCTCTATATCGTCTCCGCCATTCCCGGTTGTGGGAACGGCACCAACGAGACCTGTCCCGTGGACGAGGGGCCCGCCGCCACTGCCGGGGAGATCCCGGCCCCGGCCGCCGCTACCGCGCCTGCAAAGGGCCTGGTGGTGGCGAAGGGAAGCGATCCCTCGCTCATGCTGCGCAGGGGCCTGGAGACATGGGGAGGCATGGCGGCCATGGGTCTCGCGGGCAAGAAGGTGCTCATAAAGGTGAACGCGGCATTCGCGCGTGCCCCCGAGGACGCCACCACAACCAACCCGGAACTGGTCGCGGAGGCGGTGCGGCAACTCCTGGCAGCAGGTGCCTCCAGGGTCACCGTCTTCGACCATATCCTGCAGGACCTCCCCGACCAGACAGTGGAGAAGAACGGCATCGGTCCGGCGGCGAAGGCGGCAGGGGCCGAGCTGGTCATCTACGCGGTGAAGAAGCCTGGCGCGGCGCGCATCGTGCCCATCCCCGGGGCCACCGCCCTCCCGTCCGCGGGCATCCTGGAGGAGATATTCGAGGCCGACGTCATCGTCAACATGCCCAAGGTCAAACACCACAGCGGGGCCAAGCTCTCCATGGCCATGAAGAACTTCATCGGCATCACCCAGACCATGGGGAGGTTCCACGATATCGAACTGCAGCGGGCCATCGCCGAGATAAACACGGTGGTTAGGCCGGCCCTGGTCATCTCCGACGCCACCAACATACTTCTGGACCACGGCCCCGGCGGCCCGGGCACGGTTGCCAACCCGGGGCTGATCGTCATCGCCACCGACCCCGTTGCCGCCGACTCCTACTGCTGCTCCCTCTTCAACAGGGCGCCGTCGGAGATAGGCTACCTCACCTACGGCCAGCAGCTCGGCGTGGGCACCACCGACTTCGCCTCCCTGGGGGTCACGGAGGTGAGCGCGTGA
- a CDS encoding 4Fe-4S binding protein, translating to MDRKEFIIKSCRWAAGAGALYLAGNLISCSSAQDDNATTSSAYGGGQSADPGTADKNPNNEDSAAGSEQSTGTASVAVVVSERCIGCGKCARGICPNDAISIIGDLAVIGASCNGCGRCISYCPRNAIQLTGGVSSSRAAPYPVTAAAKAAAA from the coding sequence ATGGACCGCAAGGAATTCATCATCAAGAGTTGCCGCTGGGCCGCGGGGGCGGGAGCGCTCTATCTCGCGGGTAACCTCATCTCTTGCTCCAGCGCTCAAGACGACAATGCCACCACATCCAGCGCCTACGGCGGCGGGCAGAGCGCTGACCCCGGCACAGCCGACAAAAACCCGAACAACGAAGACAGCGCCGCCGGCAGCGAGCAGAGCACCGGGACCGCCAGCGTAGCCGTGGTGGTGAGCGAGCGGTGCATCGGCTGCGGCAAGTGCGCGCGTGGCATCTGCCCCAACGATGCCATCTCCATAATCGGCGACCTGGCGGTGATCGGGGCTTCCTGTAACGGTTGCGGCAGGTGCATAAGCTACTGCCCCAGGAACGCCATCCAACTCACGGGCGGGGTCTCTTCATCCCGGGCCGCCCCTTACCCCGTGACGGCGGCGGCCAAGGCCGCGGCGGCATGA